The Triticum aestivum cultivar Chinese Spring chromosome 7B, IWGSC CS RefSeq v2.1, whole genome shotgun sequence genome window below encodes:
- the LOC123157753 gene encoding rootletin → MASQDGGWGDGGDSLFEGMVLFAPAAAEAEAPEAPKPATPPADAAATSASDAESSAASQPLDEDLFSDLTLLAPQTPLDQDQHPQPQAQDQNHRPASPVAVTPPPAAAALSRQPSSSSLRKKKRAVRIGYGRSPQTAPALPPTVPIATAAAAPAAATATVLRTASSSSSLSDASTYDAVPPIPIQYLDQLGNDDERDAAVVDPDANSLDAVSVNSLDAKQEAKEEDGDKDAGEAVVAVVGIDERLALLRSQISSKLDSVQQRAAAVAAKRRQLAGRQRKVAEDVGSAASKHKDLERELEEACEAEDFERAERISDSLAALEKDKDRLLTALRDAELDYDSVDLELQDVLESRIAVEEEAAALLEQYAKDATEHADSVSKQAEEMSSKEIEGWQTSMELLQIKKLETEVETELVLAARSGLEGSVEHLIEDDKREKDILSKKGETLAVELAELLELVRLKEAEIAENNAQIQEVQERISAVVSRSHGSQSDIDMKINSLQESQTKIDQDTEALALKKNEIDNCISSAEQKDSDLREIINACSSEAKACQQSVEIRRKLASSILKSRQDRIGLLKMEEEISQDIQMLRQQTTDARTSLQEISSKRAGIQQEIATCKQKLSFIDKRGPELEAEKKVAAAARNFKEAGRIAAEAKVLNSEKEELRAKLEKAGTDLEVIEKDITATTDKIQECEGLIVLKEQESAMASYKRLRLDSSAARAELTAATETDDGEEVEILHKEAEAAESKALELKTLYNLQPDSDEYIFQPVVPIAFITNSTWQHLAEMAFSFGLSPET, encoded by the exons ATGGCGTCGCAGGACGGCGggtggggcgacggcggcgactcgCTCTTCGAGGGCATGGTCCTCTTCGCCCCCGCAGCCGCCGAGGCCGAGGCACCCGAAGCCCCCAAGCCGGCCACCCctcccgccgacgccgccgccacctccgcctccgACGCCGAGTCCAGCGCCGCCTCCCAGCCTCTGGACGAGGACCTCTTCTCCGATCTCACCCTGCTCGCCCCTCAGACTCCACTAGACCAGGACCAACACCCCCAGCCCCAAGCCCAAGATCAGAAccaccgccccgcctcgccggtcGCGGTCACGCctccccccgccgccgctgccctctcgCGCCAgccgtcctcctcgtcgctccGGAAAAAGAAGAGGGCCGTGCGCATCGGGTACGGCCGCTCGCCTCAAACCGCCCCCGCTCTGCCGCCTACCGTACCAAtcgctaccgccgccgccgcccccgctgcTGCTACGGCTACTGTACTTCGTACTGCCAGTAGTAGTAGTAGCCTCTCCGATGCTTCTACATATGACGCTGTTCCCCCTATCCCCATCCAGTACCTTGACCAACTAGGCAATGACGATGAGAGAGATGCAGCTGTGGTGGATCCGGATGCCAATTCTCTGGATGCAGTCAGCGTCAATTCTTTGGATGCGAAACAGGAGGCgaaagaagaagatggtgacaaGGATGCCGGAGAGGCTGTAGTTGCAGTAGTGGGGATCGATGAGAGGTTGGCTCTTCTTAGATCTCAAATATCTAGTAAGCTTGATTCAGTCCAGCAGAGGGCCGCTGCTGTGGCAGCCAAGAGGAGGCAGCTGGCGGGTAGGCAGAGGAAGGTTGCGGAGGACGTCGGTTCCGCGGCATCCAAGCACAAGGATTTggagagggagctggaggaggcgTGCGAGGCCGAGGACTTTGAGAGGGCCGAGAGGATCAGTGACTCCCTTGCGGCTCTGGAGAAGGACAAAGATCGGTTGTTGACTGCACTGCGTGATGCAGAGCTTGATTATGATTCGGTGGATTTGGAATTGCAGGATGTGCTTGAGTCCCGCATAGCTGTGGAGGAGGAAGCTGCTGCCCTTCTCGAGCAGTATGCAAAG GATGCCACTGAGCATGCTGATTCCGTAAGCAAACAAGCAGAAGAAATGTCGTCGAAAGAAATAGAAGGGTGGCAAACATCAATGGAGTTACTACAAATAAAGAAGCTAGAGACAGAGGTTGAAACAGAATTGGTTTTAGCAGCACGTTCAGGGCTAGAAGGTTCAGTAGAGCATTTGATTGAAGACGATAAGAGAGAGAAGGACATTCTAAGTAAGAAAGGAGAAACCCTTGCAGTGGAATTAGCTGAGCTCCTGGAGTTGGTGAGGTTGAAAGAAGCAGAGATAGCTGAAAACAATGCTCAGATCCAGGAGGTTCAAGAAAGGATCAGTGCGGTGGTCTCCAGATCTCATGGCTCCCAGTCAGATATTGACATGAAGATCAATTCCTTGCAGGAATCCCAAACTAAAATTGATCAAGATACTGAGGCACTTGCCTTAAAAAAGAATGAAATCGACAACTGCATCTCTTCAGCAGAGCAGAAAGACTCAGACTTACGGGAAATCATCAATGCTTGTTCTTCTGAAGCAAAAGCTTGCCAACAATCAGTTGAAATCAGAAGGAAGCTTGCCTCATCAATCTTAAAGTCAAGGCAAGATAGAATTGGGTTACTAAAAATGGAGGAGGAAATTTCGCAAGACATCCAAATGCTCAGGCAACAAACAACTGATGCTAGAACTAGTCTTCAG GAGATATCTTCAAAGAGAGCAGGCATACAGCAAGAGATAGCTACATGTAAGCAGAAGCTGAGCTTTATTGACAAAAGAGGCCCTGAACTAGAGGCTGAAAAGAAGGTTGCTGCTGCTGCAAGGAACTTTAAGGAAGCAGGGAGAATAGCTGCAGAGGCAAAAGTACTGAATTCTGAGAAGGAAGAACTGCGTGCTAAATTGGAGAAAGCTGGTACTGATCTGGAGGTTATAGAAAAGGATATCACAGCAACCACTGACAAGATACAGGAATGCGAAGGGCTTATTGTGCTCAAAGAACAAGAGTCAGCTATGGCAAGTTACAAAAGGCTCCGGCTGGACTCCTCTGCTGCTAGAGCAGAATTGACTGCTGCAACTGAAACAGATGACGGCGAGGAAGTGGAGATATTACACAAAGAAGCTGAAGCCGCTGAATCTAAAGCGCTGGAACTCAAAACATTGTATAACCTCCAACCAGATAGCGACGAATATATATTTCAGCCTGTAGTTCCTATAGCATTCATAACGAATTCAACATGGCAGCACTTGGCAGAGATGGCATTTTCTTTTGGCCTCTCCCCTGAGACATGA